Proteins encoded together in one Lysinibacillus sp. FSL K6-0232 window:
- a CDS encoding ABC-2 transporter permease, translated as MRALLLQRIVVQKWTILFTMTICLLLHFVHLPFVDSPSIGLFVVVISANIVDNLYKGDRQVKWTMYVNTLPLLKKTQLQSDFLFCYGLIALLFTILAPMYFTQPDASENFIEHLAMYFAYISSASLLICSQFYIQHLDETERMRTVRMLTAIVLIILLNFVIHYYLSLVAANLIILFIPTLVSILITFLVFHKCLYLYLAKEIC; from the coding sequence ATGCGAGCACTGTTGTTACAAAGAATTGTCGTACAAAAATGGACTATTCTTTTTACAATGACGATATGTTTACTTCTTCATTTTGTACATTTACCTTTTGTAGATAGTCCTTCTATCGGATTATTTGTTGTCGTTATTTCTGCCAACATCGTAGATAATTTATATAAAGGCGACCGTCAAGTAAAGTGGACAATGTATGTCAATACGCTACCTCTATTAAAGAAAACACAATTGCAATCCGATTTTTTATTTTGCTATGGCCTTATTGCATTGCTCTTTACTATCCTTGCGCCTATGTATTTCACACAACCTGATGCATCTGAAAATTTTATCGAGCATCTTGCTATGTACTTTGCTTATATAAGTAGCGCCTCTTTACTTATCTGTAGTCAATTTTATATTCAGCATCTTGATGAAACAGAGAGAATGAGAACGGTTAGAATGCTTACAGCTATTGTGCTTATCATTCTGCTAAATTTTGTTATTCATTATTATTTATCACTAGTAGCTGCAAATTTAATTATCTTATTCATACCAACACTGGTTAGTATCCTCATCACTTTTCTTGTGTTTCACAAATGTCTTTATTTATATTTGGCAAAGGAAATTTGCTAA
- a CDS encoding ABC-2 transporter permease — translation MVGLILKDLMTIQRQMKAQAFVLIFLLMMAIFMQQSAMLLAVIVFIVTIQAITALSYDEQSKWDKYANTLPISKADIVFSKYILSVMLMIFGLVMALPILFFINFFTKNDITLEFFLTFNLIITSALCLLAVLLPIYIKFGSIKGRIVLIAFCFIPGFLTGIFKEYIPDMTQTFLYLKQYVYLAPLGGLILLCLSSLVSTAIYKRKEF, via the coding sequence ATGGTAGGACTTATCCTAAAAGATTTAATGACCATTCAACGACAAATGAAAGCACAAGCATTTGTTCTTATATTTCTTCTTATGATGGCTATTTTTATGCAGCAAAGCGCAATGCTTCTAGCTGTTATTGTTTTTATTGTTACGATACAAGCGATAACTGCGCTTAGCTACGATGAACAAAGTAAGTGGGATAAATACGCTAATACTTTACCAATTTCTAAAGCAGATATCGTTTTTAGTAAATATATACTTAGTGTGATGTTAATGATTTTCGGACTTGTTATGGCATTACCTATCCTATTTTTTATCAATTTTTTTACCAAAAACGACATCACTTTAGAATTTTTCCTAACGTTTAATTTGATCATAACATCGGCGCTCTGTTTATTAGCCGTATTACTACCTATCTATATTAAATTTGGCTCTATTAAAGGAAGAATAGTCCTCATTGCGTTTTGTTTTATCCCTGGTTTCTTAACGGGGATATTTAAAGAATATATCCCTGATATGACTCAAACGTTTCTATATTTAAAGCAATACGTCTATTTAGCACCTTTGGGCGGGCTAATACTGCTCTGCCTCTCCTCTCTAGTTTCTACTGCTATTTATAAAAGAAAAGAGTTTTAG
- a CDS encoding ABC transporter ATP-binding protein, translating to MNAIEIHDLHKGFEGFFLKDISFSVPQGTVMGFVGENGAGKSTTIKCMLNLIKKEYGEILLFGKDHVENELSIKNDIGVVFDDLHVPETLNATQLDKIMRKVFQTWDSDYYFERLAQFKVPKRKKIKELSRGMRMKLSIALALAHHPKLLILDEPTSGLDPIIRDEILDLFLAFMQDETHSILFSSHITSDLEKIADYITLIHNGEILLSESKDALLYEYGIFKGNSEEVNDLPEHAILRTRPGAFGIEALVLKNEVNEAFRLERPSIEDIMLFFVKGSV from the coding sequence ATGAATGCCATTGAAATTCATGATCTACATAAGGGCTTTGAAGGCTTTTTTCTTAAAGATATAAGTTTTTCCGTCCCTCAAGGCACGGTAATGGGTTTTGTTGGAGAAAACGGGGCTGGCAAATCAACAACGATAAAATGCATGCTGAATTTAATAAAAAAAGAATATGGCGAAATTTTGCTATTTGGCAAAGATCATGTCGAAAACGAACTATCGATAAAAAACGACATCGGCGTTGTATTTGACGATTTACATGTACCAGAAACGCTAAATGCGACGCAACTCGACAAAATCATGAGAAAAGTATTTCAAACATGGGATTCAGACTATTATTTTGAAAGATTAGCTCAATTTAAGGTGCCAAAGAGGAAGAAGATAAAGGAACTATCACGAGGAATGAGGATGAAGCTATCAATTGCCTTAGCATTGGCACATCATCCAAAATTATTGATTTTAGATGAGCCAACAAGTGGATTAGACCCTATTATTCGGGATGAAATTCTGGATTTATTTTTAGCATTTATGCAGGATGAAACGCACAGCATTTTATTTTCTTCGCATATTACAAGCGATTTAGAAAAAATTGCTGACTATATTACGTTAATTCATAATGGTGAGATTTTATTGAGCGAGAGTAAAGATGCTCTATTATATGAATATGGTATTTTCAAAGGTAACAGTGAGGAAGTAAACGACTTGCCAGAGCATGCTATTCTAAGAACCCGTCCTGGTGCGTTTGGAATAGAAGCATTAGTTCTGAAAAATGAAGTAAATGAGGCTTTCAGACTTGAAAGGCCTTCTATAGAAGATATCATGCTATTTTTCGTGAAAGGTAGTGTTTAA
- a CDS encoding GntR family transcriptional regulator, whose product MHIHLSNASEKPIYEQITIQLKEAILANKLQAGDALPSIRALAKDLKISVMTTKRAYADLERDGFIETVAGKGSFVTERNQDFLREELLRQVEGHLQKAAKIAKTAGLSSEELQELLSLMLEEDK is encoded by the coding sequence GTGCATATCCATTTAAGTAATGCGAGTGAAAAACCTATTTATGAGCAAATCACCATACAGCTCAAAGAGGCTATTTTAGCTAATAAATTACAGGCTGGTGATGCACTACCGTCTATCCGCGCTTTAGCAAAGGATTTAAAAATAAGTGTGATGACCACTAAACGTGCCTATGCTGATTTAGAGCGAGATGGTTTCATTGAAACTGTCGCTGGTAAAGGGAGCTTTGTCACAGAACGAAATCAAGACTTTCTACGTGAGGAGCTATTACGGCAAGTAGAGGGGCATTTGCAAAAGGCAGCAAAAATAGCGAAAACCGCTGGACTTTCTAGTGAAGAATTACAAGAACTACTATCTTTAATGTTAGAGGAGGATAAGTAA
- a CDS encoding dipicolinate synthase yields MENEKWLVIGEDSRLKELATMLRSPSRTVFYKRTTVWNEELNKLVLEFQPNKIVLPILPLKIEVEQLYGISQVKFYTGRLTMHWKQLLEKNESICYLQQESFIWQNARLTAEGFIATFYGLEQKCIYGQNFTIAGFGRIAKMLASLLVKMGADVHIVARSVVQISEAKAYGYKATNIDDRQWSIHNSIFINTIPAKWITESFKEHVPAVLYDLASEPGCLDIDAEQLQTYVLLPSLPGKYFAHDAAKILCKAIEEEENC; encoded by the coding sequence TTGGAAAACGAAAAATGGCTTGTTATCGGTGAGGACTCCCGATTAAAGGAACTAGCTACAATGCTAAGAAGTCCATCGAGAACAGTATTTTATAAAAGAACAACCGTATGGAACGAAGAGTTAAATAAACTTGTTTTAGAATTCCAGCCTAATAAAATCGTATTACCTATTCTTCCATTAAAAATAGAAGTTGAGCAGCTCTATGGTATATCACAAGTGAAATTTTATACAGGTCGATTAACAATGCATTGGAAGCAATTACTAGAGAAAAATGAATCTATTTGCTATTTACAACAAGAATCATTTATTTGGCAGAATGCGCGGTTAACAGCGGAGGGATTTATCGCCACGTTTTACGGACTCGAGCAAAAATGTATTTACGGACAAAATTTTACAATCGCAGGCTTTGGACGCATCGCCAAAATGCTCGCCTCTTTACTTGTTAAAATGGGAGCCGATGTGCATATTGTTGCACGCTCTGTTGTGCAAATAAGTGAAGCAAAAGCATATGGTTATAAAGCAACAAACATAGATGACCGCCAATGGTCGATTCATAATAGTATTTTTATTAATACCATTCCAGCTAAATGGATTACAGAGTCCTTTAAGGAGCATGTTCCAGCCGTTTTATATGATTTAGCATCAGAGCCAGGCTGTTTAGATATAGATGCCGAACAACTGCAAACGTATGTACTATTACCATCATTGCCTGGGAAATACTTTGCACATGATGCTGCTAAAATATTGTGCAAAGCGATAGAGGAGGAAGAAAATTGTTAA
- a CDS encoding dipicolinate synthase subunit B: MLTGKRIGLGITASHCTYEDVIPKIQNFIDVGASVIPIITHSVLHAATRFGTGEEWVAKIEALTGEKVVSSIKEAEPFGPSNPLDAMVIAPMTGNSISKFANAATDSPVLMAAKATLRNGSPVVLGISTNDALGLNGINIMKLLNAKNIYFIPFGQDAPHSKPNSLIADFDQMVATVHAAITQKKQLQPLLIQYFK, encoded by the coding sequence TTGTTAACGGGAAAACGAATTGGGCTAGGTATTACAGCCTCCCATTGTACGTATGAAGATGTTATACCTAAAATTCAAAATTTTATTGATGTAGGAGCGAGCGTTATTCCCATTATTACACACTCCGTTTTACATGCTGCTACACGCTTCGGTACTGGAGAGGAATGGGTGGCAAAAATAGAGGCATTAACAGGAGAAAAGGTCGTTTCCTCTATCAAAGAGGCAGAGCCATTTGGACCATCCAATCCATTAGATGCAATGGTCATTGCACCAATGACAGGAAATAGCATTAGTAAATTTGCCAATGCAGCAACAGATAGCCCTGTATTAATGGCTGCAAAAGCAACATTACGTAATGGCTCACCTGTTGTATTAGGCATTTCAACAAATGATGCTCTTGGGTTAAATGGCATTAATATTATGAAATTATTAAATGCCAAAAATATTTATTTTATCCCATTTGGTCAGGATGCCCCACACTCCAAACCGAATTCATTAATTGCTGATTTTGACCAAATGGTAGCAACTGTTCATGCAGCAATTACGCAAAAAAAGCAATTACAGCCACTCTTGATACAATATTTTAAATAA
- a CDS encoding aspartate-semialdehyde dehydrogenase: protein MTKQLTVAVVGATGAVGSKMMEQLIKRKFPIGTIKFLASARSAGKPIEFNGQTYTIEEATPEAFEGVNVALFSAGGSVSAALAPEAAKRGAVVIDNTSHFRMDPEVPLVVPEVNRGDLAKHKGIIANPNCSTIQMVAALEPIRAAFGLTKVLVSTYQAVSGAGISAIQELKTQSANWEAGKNVEASILPAASDQRHYPIARNVIPQIDKFTDNGFTYEEMKMINETKKIMHAPELNVAATCVRVPVVSGHSESVYIEVEKDASVQDIFDVLRHAPGIVLQDDIATQTYPMPIYAEGEDATFVGRIRQDLDNSKGFHLWIVSDNLLKGAALNSIQIAEAMLEDNLL from the coding sequence ATGACAAAGCAGTTAACAGTTGCTGTTGTTGGAGCAACAGGGGCAGTAGGCTCAAAAATGATGGAGCAATTAATTAAACGTAAATTTCCAATAGGGACAATTAAATTTTTAGCTTCTGCACGTTCAGCAGGCAAACCAATCGAATTTAATGGTCAAACATATACAATTGAAGAAGCGACACCTGAAGCTTTTGAAGGCGTCAATGTCGCTTTATTCTCAGCAGGTGGTTCCGTATCAGCTGCACTTGCACCAGAGGCAGCTAAGCGTGGGGCAGTTGTGATTGATAATACGAGTCATTTCCGTATGGACCCAGAAGTACCGCTTGTTGTACCTGAAGTGAACCGTGGCGACCTTGCCAAACATAAAGGCATTATCGCTAATCCAAACTGTTCAACAATTCAAATGGTAGCTGCACTTGAACCAATTCGCGCTGCATTTGGTTTAACAAAAGTACTTGTTTCAACATATCAAGCTGTTTCAGGTGCAGGTATTTCTGCTATTCAAGAATTAAAAACACAAAGTGCTAATTGGGAAGCTGGCAAGAATGTAGAAGCAAGTATTTTACCAGCTGCTAGTGATCAACGCCATTACCCAATCGCTCGTAATGTCATCCCACAAATCGATAAATTCACAGATAACGGATTTACATACGAAGAAATGAAAATGATTAATGAAACAAAAAAAATTATGCATGCACCAGAACTAAATGTAGCTGCTACTTGTGTTCGTGTGCCAGTTGTTTCAGGTCACTCTGAATCTGTTTATATTGAAGTAGAAAAAGACGCATCAGTGCAAGATATTTTTGACGTACTACGTCATGCACCAGGAATAGTATTGCAGGATGATATTGCAACACAAACTTACCCAATGCCAATTTATGCAGAAGGGGAGGACGCTACTTTTGTAGGACGTATCCGTCAAGATTTAGATAACAGCAAAGGATTCCATTTATGGATTGTTTCCGACAATTTATTAAAAGGTGCTGCATTAAACTCTATCCAAATTGCAGAAGCAATGCTTGAGGATAACTTACTATAA
- the dapA gene encoding 4-hydroxy-tetrahydrodipicolinate synthase, whose amino-acid sequence MNLGRIGTAMITPFKDDGTINYPELERIINHLIDNGTDCIVACGTTSENPTMSTEEKIEVVRFTVEKVAGRVPVIAGTGDNETAYSIMMTHKAEENGADGIMLVAPYYNKPNQRGIYAHFETIAKQTNLPVMLYNVPGRTGVNVAYETSVALSKIPNIAWIKEASGNLDQMGDIIENVDPADDFLVYSGDDGLTLPLMAIGGAGVISVAAHVVGNDMQLMIKAFEEGNHELAAKIHRALLPLVRALFAQPNPSPIKYAMTKLGFDTLNVRLPMMEMTDEEKANFDRIWDTYQEKAKNFR is encoded by the coding sequence ATGAATTTAGGTCGAATTGGAACGGCTATGATTACGCCGTTTAAAGATGATGGCACAATTAATTACCCAGAATTAGAACGCATTATTAATCATTTAATTGACAATGGTACAGATTGTATCGTTGCTTGTGGTACGACCTCTGAAAACCCAACAATGTCAACTGAAGAAAAAATCGAGGTTGTACGTTTTACTGTAGAGAAAGTAGCAGGTCGAGTACCTGTTATTGCAGGGACAGGAGATAATGAAACAGCTTATTCCATTATGATGACACATAAGGCAGAGGAAAATGGTGCAGATGGTATTATGCTTGTAGCACCATATTACAATAAGCCAAATCAACGAGGTATTTATGCCCACTTTGAAACAATTGCTAAGCAAACAAATTTACCTGTGATGCTTTATAATGTTCCTGGGCGCACAGGTGTGAATGTTGCCTATGAAACTTCTGTTGCCTTAAGTAAGATTCCTAATATTGCTTGGATTAAGGAAGCAAGTGGCAATTTAGATCAGATGGGCGACATTATTGAAAATGTTGATCCTGCTGATGATTTCTTAGTGTATAGCGGAGATGATGGTTTAACATTACCGCTGATGGCGATTGGCGGCGCTGGTGTTATTTCAGTAGCAGCCCATGTTGTTGGCAATGATATGCAGTTAATGATTAAAGCGTTTGAAGAAGGCAATCATGAGCTAGCAGCCAAAATTCATCGAGCATTATTACCTCTAGTACGTGCGCTGTTTGCTCAACCAAACCCATCGCCAATTAAATATGCGATGACAAAGTTAGGCTTTGATACGCTCAATGTTCGTCTGCCAATGATGGAAATGACAGATGAAGAAAAGGCAAACTTTGACCGCATTTGGGATACGTATCAAGAAAAAGCGAAAAATTTTAGATAA
- a CDS encoding ribonuclease J: MTKKKNELIRIIPLGGVGEIGKAMYVVEIDEELFVVDSGLMFPEDEMLGIDIVIPDIAYLEENKERVKGIFLTHGHEDAIGSIAYVLQKIKAPVYGSKLTIALAKEHLKELPAPHQVKFFEVTNRSRMNFNSTYVTFFHTTHSIPDSLGVVFHTSEGAIVHTGEFKFDQSATGKFKPDLAKMAQLGEDGVFILLSESCEAERPGYTTSEIVIEEQLSKTFHSAPGRILVAVYASNFIRIQQVFAQAQKSFRKVVIVGKPLEKAVDLGVQLGYLTVDEETIIPISEMQKYQDDEIIIITTGNRGEPLDALEKIVRKHHRDIKIKQGDTVLITFTPSPNMEVQMANTMNALSKAGAEILTSSKNVHVSGHGSQEDLKLMLNLMQPKYFIPVQGEYRMLIAHSKLAQQLGMHKSQIFIADKGDIVEYKNNKMRMSGRVQAGNVLIDGIGVGDVGNIVLRDRKLLSQDGIFIVVVTLNRAQKKIASGPEILSRGFVYVRESEELMVEASDIAKNVIEKYVGKDTFEWTNIKQEIRDTLNTYLFQKTKRRPMIIPIIMEY, from the coding sequence TTGACAAAAAAGAAAAATGAATTAATTCGCATCATCCCTCTTGGAGGCGTAGGCGAAATTGGGAAAGCCATGTACGTAGTAGAAATTGATGAAGAGCTATTTGTGGTGGATAGCGGTTTAATGTTCCCAGAAGACGAAATGCTTGGGATTGATATCGTAATTCCTGATATTGCGTATTTGGAAGAAAATAAAGAGCGTGTAAAAGGTATTTTCTTAACACATGGTCATGAAGATGCAATTGGCTCTATTGCCTATGTATTACAAAAAATAAAGGCTCCTGTGTACGGATCGAAACTAACAATTGCTTTAGCAAAGGAACATTTAAAAGAATTGCCTGCACCACATCAGGTCAAGTTTTTTGAAGTAACAAACCGCAGTCGTATGAATTTTAACTCAACGTATGTAACATTCTTCCACACAACACATAGTATTCCCGATTCGTTAGGGGTAGTGTTCCATACATCTGAAGGCGCGATTGTTCATACAGGAGAGTTTAAATTCGATCAATCAGCGACAGGTAAATTTAAACCAGATTTAGCGAAAATGGCACAATTAGGGGAGGACGGCGTTTTTATTTTATTATCTGAGTCGTGTGAAGCAGAGCGACCAGGTTATACGACATCGGAGATTGTGATTGAAGAACAATTATCAAAAACATTCCACTCAGCACCAGGTCGTATTTTAGTAGCTGTCTATGCATCCAACTTTATTCGTATTCAACAAGTGTTTGCCCAAGCACAGAAATCATTCCGTAAAGTAGTGATTGTTGGTAAACCTTTAGAAAAAGCTGTAGATTTAGGTGTGCAGCTTGGTTATTTAACGGTTGATGAGGAAACAATTATTCCGATTTCGGAAATGCAGAAATACCAAGATGATGAAATTATTATTATTACAACGGGTAATAGAGGAGAGCCACTGGATGCGTTAGAAAAAATCGTCCGCAAGCATCACCGTGATATTAAAATTAAGCAGGGCGATACAGTATTGATTACATTTACACCTTCTCCAAATATGGAGGTGCAAATGGCTAATACAATGAATGCTCTCTCAAAAGCAGGCGCTGAAATTTTAACTTCCAGCAAAAATGTCCATGTATCAGGACATGGTAGTCAGGAAGATTTAAAGCTAATGCTTAACTTAATGCAACCGAAGTATTTTATTCCTGTTCAAGGTGAGTACCGTATGTTAATTGCTCACTCTAAGCTAGCACAGCAGCTAGGCATGCATAAATCCCAAATATTTATCGCCGATAAAGGGGATATTGTTGAATATAAAAATAATAAAATGCGTATGAGCGGTCGTGTACAAGCTGGCAATGTTTTAATTGATGGGATTGGTGTAGGCGATGTAGGCAATATTGTGCTACGTGATCGTAAGCTATTATCACAAGATGGTATTTTTATTGTCGTTGTGACATTAAACCGAGCGCAAAAGAAAATTGCATCTGGTCCAGAAATCTTATCACGCGGCTTTGTTTATGTGCGTGAATCAGAAGAATTAATGGTTGAGGCTTCAGATATTGCTAAAAATGTTATTGAAAAATATGTTGGCAAAGATACATTCGAGTGGACAAATATTAAGCAAGAAATTCGAGATACATTAAATACGTATTTATTCCAAAAAACAAAGCGTCGTCCAATGATTATCCCAATTATTATGGAGTATTAA